AGCTAGCTCGCGACTTCATAAAGGAAGGCGACGGGGAGGCGGCGATGCAGTTTGCGATGGAGGCGAGGGCGGCGCTGGGAGGAGTGGGGGGAGGGGTAGCGGGCCGGGCTGGGGGAGGACCCGCTGTTGCGGAGGGGCAAGCGAAAAAGCCAAGGGGCGGTCTCAGATGCCCCTCGTGCGGCGAGGCGCTTGAGCCCGAATGGCCCGTGTGCCCGGCATGCGGGCACAGAACGAGGTGATGTCCTTAGGCAGGGCATGCGGTCTAGAGTGGAGTAAGAAGGAAGACCTGAGAACGTGATAGTCCCATGACAATAAGTGCCGTGAGAATGGGTCGCCTCTGCTCCATGTTATTAAGCTCCATGCGTTGGATTTAGATAGTAGGACTTTGATATACCCCCCAGACAGACCATCGAGATGATGGTTCGAGGTATGCACCCCGCAAGGGGCGGCAAAGGCGAACTGGTTCTCGAAGAGTTTGTCGATAGAGAGTGAGAAACATGGAGTTTGGAGATAGAGGCGACAGGCGCAGAGGCGGCTTTGGTGGCCCGAGGGAGATGCACCCTGCGAAGTGCTCGGACTGTGGGAAGGACTGCGAGGTGCCGTTCAAGCCCACGGAGGGCAGGCCAGTCTACTGCAGGGAATGCTTCCAGAAGCACCGCCCGCCGAGAAAGTTCTGATTTCGAGAACCGGTTCGGCCCGGGAGACCGGGCACAGGGATAGCCCGATTTTTAGGGCGCATCTTTTTATTTTTTGTTTACCTTCAGCCCCGCTTTCGCTCCGCCGGGGCCTTTCCATACTTGCGACCGACGGGCGCTCCGGCATGCTTACCGAACCTGAGAGCGATTCTCCTGAACAGATCTGCCCTGAGCTTCGTCTGCCTGTCGAACCTCCCGAGGTGGGCCTCGGCGTCCTTGTAGATGTCGTAGCAAGTGCGGCTGTCGATGTCCACGAGAACCCCAGGCACGCCAATTCTCTCGAAATCATCCCTATGTTTTAAATAGAAAGCCTCGCAGCAGCTACCGATAAATCCCCTTGAGCCCTCCCTTTTTAGTTTACGTAGAACCGACTCGAGATGGTGGTAGCTGTTGATAGAAACTGGCACGAGTCCGGTCCGGCGCGCAAGTCCATACATCTCGCCGACGTCGCACCTCCCGCACTCTGCGCAGCCGTCCTTTTTCCGGTACCGGCAGTCCAGAGGCTTGGCACAGTATGGGAGGAGGAGGTGGTCGCAGCCCTCCCTTGCGATGTCCACCATTCTACCAGCTACAGGGAAAACGAGGTTCACCTCGTCAGGCGCTATTCCATACTTGACCCAGTCCTTCTTTTCCAAAGCTTCGAGGAGGACCGATGTGAAGTCATCGGGGCGAGCAAAGGGGACCACGGGCCTCTCTTCCATGAAGAAGCGCAGGACGGCGCTTTTTATCGCACGCGCGCTCAGGGGTGAATCTTTGAGACGCGCCTCTAAATTCATTATAGACTCGCGGGGGAAGGCAAAAAAGTCACCCGTTATGAGAGCGCACTGAACTCTCCTTGCGAGCGGGTCCGCGACGAGGGAGACGCGCACCAGCCCCCCCTTCGACTTTCTCGCGGCCCGGAGCACCTGCCTCGAACCCGGTGGCCTGCGAACGCCGTATATCCACCCCGCCGAGCGGAAGCGCGGCAGAGCGCGCTTAAGGAGAGCTCTCTCGTAGGCGGTGAGGGTGCCGCGCCGGAATTCAGCCCCTAGCGACTCCGCGAACCCGCGCGCGAGAGCCCTCTTTATGACGGAGAGGGGTGGGGCCTCGCCCAGCTCCTCAGAGAGCCAGGTCACTCTTCTCTTGACCGCCCTAACTTCCTTGTCCCGGAGCTTCTCTATCGGAATTCTCAGGGCCCTGAGCATCGTTTCAGCGTCGAAGTCCACGAGGAGCGTCCCCTGGAAGAGGAAGGCATTCCCGAGGAAAGTTCCCCCTGTGCCAGATATTTTTCTCCCGCGGACCTCGATGTCGTTCTTCGGCCTGAAGCGTGCCTCGACCCCCAGCTCCCTGAGGCCCAGCACCGCTCCCTCGCACATCTTCCTGTACATCGCCTCGACGTTTCTCGGTACTCCAGGTGCCTCGCGGTCCCCGAATATCTCCCAGCCGAGCTGGCTCTCGTCGAAGTAGAGCGCCCCGCCGCCAGTGAGGCGCCTGTTGATATCGATTCCGTGGCGTGCGCAGTACTCCTCGCGCACCTCCTGCTCGACGCTCTGGTGGTAGCCTACGAGCACCGCGTGAGGCCTCATCCTCATGAAACGGACCGTCTTCGGGACCCTGCCCTCCGCCCTCGCCCTCAGTATGCATTCGTCGAGCGCCATATTCACCGCGGCGCTCGCGGGCGGGGTGCTCAGGAGCCTCCAGACCTCCATCGGGACTGGAATTCGCAGGCGGTATATTACATTGCCCTCAAAGGCGCTCCGATGGTTCGTCCCCACAGGGCTGGAACTCCGCGGGGGCCGAGGCACACGACGGTCCCCCATCCTTTCTGGGACCGGGGAGAAGGGTCCCGGGCTTGGAGGCGGCTTCCCGAGCTCATGAATGAGGTGTAGGAATCACATTCATATAGGCCAACCATGTTACCGGCCTGACGATGAGCGAGGGCGGCGAAGGCTGGAAGGACCTTAGCGAGGAGGAGTTTGCGAAGCTGGGCTTCAAGTGTGGGCTCGAGATTCACCACCAGATAAGGACAGGGCAGAAGCTCTTCTGCAGGTGCCCGGCGGTGCTCCGGAGGGACCCCCCACACACTCGCATACTCAGACACATGAGGCCCACGATGTCCGAACTCGGGGTCTACGACGGCACAGCGCTGATGGAGTTCAAGACGAAGAAGAACATCACCTATCACATTTACAGGGACACGGTCTGCACCTATGAGTTCGACGACACGCCCCCATTCCCGGTGAATCAGGAGGCAGTGGATATCGCGATACACATCGCAATGCTTCTGAACTGCTCGATTGTGGACGAGCTTCACGTGAGCCGCAAGCAGTACCTGGACGGTTCCATACCCACGGGCTTCCAGAGGACGATGATCGTGGGCGTTAACGGCTGGCTACCCTATAAAGACAGAAAAATAGGAATTATCCAGCTCGCGCTCGAGGAGGACGCGTGCCGGCAGGTGACCAACTGGCGCCACGACATCACGTTTAAGACCGACAGGTTGAGCATACCCCTCGTCGAGGTTGTGACACGCCCGGACATCATGCATCCTAGCGAGGTACCGGAGGTTGCGAATGCGATCGGCAGGCTGCTGAGGGCGACTGGGCTGGCGCGCAGAGGCGACGGCTCGGTCCGGCAGGACATCAATGTCAGCATCAAGGGAGGCACGAGGGTCGAGATAAAGGGCGTCCCGAAGCTCGCCTGGATGACGCCCCTGACGAGAATCGAGGCCCTGAGACAGAGGGCTCTGCTCGAGCTGCGCGACGAACTCGCAAGGAGAGGGATCACGAAGGACACATTCAGGGCTGAAATCGTCGACTGCTCCAGCGCCTTTAGGTCGACGGCATTCGAGCCGATAAAGCGGGCACTGGAGGAGGGGGGCGAGGTCCTTGGAGTCAGGCTCGAGGGCTACAAAGATATTTTGAACCACCCGACCCAGCCGGGGAAGACTTTCGCGAGCGAGCTCGCGGGCAGGGTGCGTGTGATCGCGTGCATCGAATACGAGCCCGTAAACATCCTCCACACCGACGAGATGCCCAAGCTTGGCTCGACCGAGGAGGAGAGGAGGAGGGTTCTCGAGCTCTGCGGGGCGGGGCCAGACGACGTGGTTGTCTTGGTCTGGGGGAATCTGCAGGACGCCACGACGGCCGCGCAGGAGGTCAGGACCAGGGCGTTGGAGCTGACGATAGGAGTGCCCAACGAGACCCGCCAGCCCCTGCCCGATGGAACGACGGACTTCGAGAGAATTCTGCCGGGCCCGGACAGAATGTACCCTGACACTGACAGCCCACCATATGTGATAACGAAGGAGAGGTTGGGGCAAATCGCGCGGCGGCTTGGGGAGACCCCAGACAAAAGGATGGCGCGCTACGAGAAGCTCGGAATTCCGCGGCATGTGGGCTGGGAGCTGGCGATTCACCCTCGCGCCCTCCTCTTTGACCGCCTTCTTGAGGAACTGAATATTGACCCGAAGTTCGCTGCTGCCTTCCTTGTTGAGACGATGAAGGCACTCGCGCGCAGGGGCATTCCTGTGGACCAGCTCAGCGACGACGTCATAGCTGCGGTCTTCAGGGCTTATAAAGAGGGCAGGCTGGCGAGGGAGGGGGTAGAGCTGGCTATCTCGGCGGTTGCTGCGCGGGGCGAGAGCGTGGAGGAGAGAATCGCTGAGCTCGCCTCCGGGCGCCCCGGAGAGGAAGAACTTGCAGCGCTCGTTAAACGAGCGGTAGAGAGCGTCGGGAAGAGGCTTCCGCCGGGCCGCGACCTCTTTGGCGCGGTGATGGGCTCCCTGATGGCGCAGCTCCGCGGGAAGGTGGGTGGGGCAAGACTAGCGGAGATGGTTAGGCGTGAGCTCGAGGCGGGCGCCGCCCGCGCGGGTCCCCCGCGCCGTGAGAGCGAGACGGCCGCCGGAAATCTATAAAAACCCATACAATATTTATGCTGTAATGGTACCCCGCGAGAAAATAATGGAGCTCCTGGGGTCCTACGACCTCTCGAGGCTGACGATAGCGACCGTCTGCTCTCATACAAGCCTCCAGATATTCGACGGGGCCCGTAAGGAGGGCTTCCGAACCCTGGGCATCTGCATAGGAAAGCAACCAAAGTTTTACGACGCCTTCCCGAAGGCGAAGCCGGACGAGTTCTTCTGCGTCCGGGAGTACAGCGATATAGTGACCAGGGCTGAGGAGCTGGCGGAGAGGAACGCGATCATCGTCCCCCACGGCTCCTTCGTCGAATATCTGGGGACCGAGCTTTTCGAGGAGCTCCCCCTCCCCACCTTCGGCAATAGGCGGGTTCTGGAGTGGGAGTCGGACAGGGAGAAGCAGAGGGAGTGGCTGGAGAGCGCGGGCGTCCAGATGCCAGCTAAAATCGCGCGCCCCGAGGACATAAAGCAGCCCGTGCTTGTCAAGTTCTTCGGAGCGAAGGGTGGGAGGGGCTTCTTCATCGCCAAGAACTACGAGGAGTTCATGGAGATTAACCCGAAAGAGAAGTACACGATTCAGGAGTACGTGATAGGCACCAGGTACTACATGCACTTCTTCTACTCCCCGATATCGACCGAGGGCTACAGGCTGAGCAGAGGCACGCTCGAGCTCCACTCAATGGACAGGCGCGACGAGGCCAATATAGACGAGATGTACAAGCTCGGGAGCGCGGAGAGGCTCAAGAAGCTCGGCATCCTCCCGACATTCGTGGTCACGGGAAACGTGCCGGTGGTCATCAGGGAGTCCCTCCTCCCCAAGGTCTTCGAGATGGGCGAGAGGACGGTCGAGCGCTCCATCGAGCTCTTCGGTGGGATCATAGGCCCCTTCAGTCTCGAATGCATCGTGACCGACAAGCTGGAGTTCAAGGTCTTCGAGATCAGCGCGCGCATCGTGGCCGGGACGAATTTCTTCGTCTCCGGGTCACCCTACTACGACCTGCGCGAGAGCGGGATGTCCATAGGGCGGAGGATAGCGAGGGAGATAAAGCTCGCGAAAGAGATGAACAGACTGGGCGAGGTTCTGTCCTGAGGGCAGGTAAGAGGATGGCCTGGCTCAGAGCACGATAGCGATCTCCTTGTCGCATCTCGCGCACCTGCGCCCATTCAGGCCCACGACCTCCGCGCTGAAGCCGTAGCGCTCGATCAGTAGGGAGCCGCAGGCGGGGCATCGCGTGTTTTCATAATCGCCGTGGGGCACGTTCCCGGCGTAGACATACTCCGCGCCGGCTTTCTTCGCCAGCGAGCAGGCCTCTTCGAGCTTGGCTAGGGGAGTGGGGGGGAGGCTCGTCAGCCTGTAGTCGGGGTGGAAGCGGGAGAAGTGGAGGGGCACGTCCGGCCCCAGCTCTCTGACGGCCCACCTGCAGAACTGCTCGATTTCCGAGGAGGAGTCGTTCTTCGTAGGGATGACCAGATAGGTCAGCTCCAGATGTATCTTCAGCTCCCTGTAGAGCCTGCAGGCTTCGAGCACGGGCTGGAGCCTCGCTCCCGAAACCTCCCTATAGAACTTCTCCGTGAAGGCCTTGACGTCTACATTGGCGGCGTCTAGAAAGGGCGCGAGCTCGCGCAAGGGGGCCTCGCTGATAAATCCATTGGTCACATAGACGGTGTAGAGCCCGTGCCTCTTCGCCTCCTTGCAGCCCTCAAGGGTGAATTCGTGCCATATCGTCGGCTCATTATAGGTCCAGGCAATGCCCGTCGAGCCCGTCCTCTCCGCCATCGGTGCGAGTTCGGAGAGCTCGAGCGGCCTGAGGAGGGAGAAGTCGGCGTCCCGGGCCTGCGATATCTCCCAGTTCTGGCAGTGCAGGCACCTCAGGTTGCAGCCCAGCGTGCCGAAGGAGAGGACAGTCGAGCCCGGGTGGAAGTGGTATAGGGGCTTCTTTTCCACTGGGTCGGGGTGGACCGAGGCGATTCGGCCATATATCAGCGAGTAGAGCCTCCCATGTCTGTTCTCGCGAACCCCACATATTCCCCGCTTTCCATCGGTGATTGTGCAGCCGTGCGGGCAGAGTCCACACCTCACCCTCCCATCGCCCAGAGCCGTGTAGTGGGAGGCCTCCCTCGGCCAGCCCGCTCCTTCGGGGTCCCCGCTCCCTTTTTCCGCCACTTTCATCGTGATTCCTCCAGACGAATTTTCGCGCGCTGCGTTCTCCGGCGCGCGTAAGATTCTTAGAGCCCTTAGAGCCCATACATCTCTTTTTTCCCCGGCTCTGCTGCTCAACCCGAGCCGTCATCGTCATTCGAGGAGTATTATCGTCTCCCCGGCCGAGACTTGGGTCCCGGGTTTCACCCTTATCTCCTTGACAACGCCCGCCGTGGGCGCCTGAATCTCGTTCTCCATCTTCATCGCCTCCAGGACGGCCACGCACTGCCCCGCCCTGACGCTCTCCCCAACCGAGCAGAGAACCCTAGTCAGGAGGCCCTGCATGGGCGCGGTGATTGATTTCTCAGGGGCCGTGGTGGCCCCGGCGCTGGTAATGGCCGGATGGTGTGAAATCTGGGGAGCGCCGGGTCGTTGAGGAGGCGATGGGGTGGGGGTGCTGTCCAGGGAGCGGGTTGGGGATAGCCCAAGACGCCGCGCAGTGGGACCGGAGCGCGGCCTGGAAGT
The sequence above is a segment of the Thermoplasmata archaeon genome. Coding sequences within it:
- a CDS encoding DUF116 domain-containing protein, which translates into the protein MEVWRLLSTPPASAAVNMALDECILRARAEGRVPKTVRFMRMRPHAVLVGYHQSVEQEVREEYCARHGIDINRRLTGGGALYFDESQLGWEIFGDREAPGVPRNVEAMYRKMCEGAVLGLRELGVEARFRPKNDIEVRGRKISGTGGTFLGNAFLFQGTLLVDFDAETMLRALRIPIEKLRDKEVRAVKRRVTWLSEELGEAPPLSVIKRALARGFAESLGAEFRRGTLTAYERALLKRALPRFRSAGWIYGVRRPPGSRQVLRAARKSKGGLVRVSLVADPLARRVQCALITGDFFAFPRESIMNLEARLKDSPLSARAIKSAVLRFFMEERPVVPFARPDDFTSVLLEALEKKDWVKYGIAPDEVNLVFPVAGRMVDIAREGCDHLLLPYCAKPLDCRYRKKDGCAECGRCDVGEMYGLARRTGLVPVSINSYHHLESVLRKLKREGSRGFIGSCCEAFYLKHRDDFERIGVPGVLVDIDSRTCYDIYKDAEAHLGRFDRQTKLRADLFRRIALRFGKHAGAPVGRKYGKAPAERKRG
- the amrS gene encoding AmmeMemoRadiSam system radical SAM enzyme, whose protein sequence is MKVAEKGSGDPEGAGWPREASHYTALGDGRVRCGLCPHGCTITDGKRGICGVRENRHGRLYSLIYGRIASVHPDPVEKKPLYHFHPGSTVLSFGTLGCNLRCLHCQNWEISQARDADFSLLRPLELSELAPMAERTGSTGIAWTYNEPTIWHEFTLEGCKEAKRHGLYTVYVTNGFISEAPLRELAPFLDAANVDVKAFTEKFYREVSGARLQPVLEACRLYRELKIHLELTYLVIPTKNDSSSEIEQFCRWAVRELGPDVPLHFSRFHPDYRLTSLPPTPLAKLEEACSLAKKAGAEYVYAGNVPHGDYENTRCPACGSLLIERYGFSAEVVGLNGRRCARCDKEIAIVL
- a CDS encoding zinc ribbon domain-containing protein, whose translation is LARDFIKEGDGEAAMQFAMEARAALGGVGGGVAGRAGGGPAVAEGQAKKPRGGLRCPSCGEALEPEWPVCPACGHRTR
- the gatE gene encoding Glu-tRNA(Gln) amidotransferase subunit GatE; this translates as MSEGGEGWKDLSEEEFAKLGFKCGLEIHHQIRTGQKLFCRCPAVLRRDPPHTRILRHMRPTMSELGVYDGTALMEFKTKKNITYHIYRDTVCTYEFDDTPPFPVNQEAVDIAIHIAMLLNCSIVDELHVSRKQYLDGSIPTGFQRTMIVGVNGWLPYKDRKIGIIQLALEEDACRQVTNWRHDITFKTDRLSIPLVEVVTRPDIMHPSEVPEVANAIGRLLRATGLARRGDGSVRQDINVSIKGGTRVEIKGVPKLAWMTPLTRIEALRQRALLELRDELARRGITKDTFRAEIVDCSSAFRSTAFEPIKRALEEGGEVLGVRLEGYKDILNHPTQPGKTFASELAGRVRVIACIEYEPVNILHTDEMPKLGSTEEERRRVLELCGAGPDDVVVLVWGNLQDATTAAQEVRTRALELTIGVPNETRQPLPDGTTDFERILPGPDRMYPDTDSPPYVITKERLGQIARRLGETPDKRMARYEKLGIPRHVGWELAIHPRALLFDRLLEELNIDPKFAAAFLVETMKALARRGIPVDQLSDDVIAAVFRAYKEGRLAREGVELAISAVAARGESVEERIAELASGRPGEEELAALVKRAVESVGKRLPPGRDLFGAVMGSLMAQLRGKVGGARLAEMVRRELEAGAARAGPPRRESETAAGNL
- a CDS encoding CxxC-x17-CxxC domain-containing protein, with protein sequence MEFGDRGDRRRGGFGGPREMHPAKCSDCGKDCEVPFKPTEGRPVYCRECFQKHRPPRKF
- a CDS encoding formate--phosphoribosylaminoimidazolecarboxamide ligase, translated to MVPREKIMELLGSYDLSRLTIATVCSHTSLQIFDGARKEGFRTLGICIGKQPKFYDAFPKAKPDEFFCVREYSDIVTRAEELAERNAIIVPHGSFVEYLGTELFEELPLPTFGNRRVLEWESDREKQREWLESAGVQMPAKIARPEDIKQPVLVKFFGAKGGRGFFIAKNYEEFMEINPKEKYTIQEYVIGTRYYMHFFYSPISTEGYRLSRGTLELHSMDRRDEANIDEMYKLGSAERLKKLGILPTFVVTGNVPVVIRESLLPKVFEMGERTVERSIELFGGIIGPFSLECIVTDKLEFKVFEISARIVAGTNFFVSGSPYYDLRESGMSIGRRIAREIKLAKEMNRLGEVLS